In Spiroplasma sp. SV19, one DNA window encodes the following:
- a CDS encoding DNA polymerase III subunit alpha: MIPHLNVRTSYSLLSSLITFDKYFNYATKNGLSTLAICDSNMFGVYEFHQLAQKNNIKPIIGLNVTILFNNEPYNLNLFARNQKGYFNLVEISSLIMINAEHKTTLTFDDLSKFLTTGLKIIINYSAENYQSTVFQTLKDNLVNPKDLFLGINNGNVTLLDSFLGLGPEEQIIWNNKVQYFTSDDFTAYKVVDTIKTQTLFKESKLYDLYAWVAPPSRYDQYFENIKQFITDIEIFPLNKGTIFDNLLQYPIPDGETAQQFLAEICQTALKAKKLNGLQGKYEARLSYELDVINKMGFNDYFLIVWDYVRYAKQQNVFVGPGRGSAAGSLVSYLLDITTIDPIAYNLLFERFLNPERKSLPDIDIDFQDDKREMIVEYLFEKYGSDHVAHIVTFQTIGMKMAIRDICRIFDIAIDEADKMSKAVPLEYNYHYEQAISSNPVFEIYQKKYPQVFLHLKKIIGLPRQTGTHAAGVVLTQQRLQEIIPVKEGYNGIYQTQYSMNYLEELGILKMDLLGLRNLTILHDVVDNIYQETKIKLDVNKLPLNDQKTYHLLAQGDTKGIFQLESPGMTKVLVDMVPDQLEDIVATSSLYRPGPQDNIPLFIQRKKHLTKVTYIDDRLTEILAPTYGIIVYQEQVMLIAQKVANFTLAKADVLRRAMGKKDASIMGQMKTEFIKEAIKNHYVEKTAHEIWELIYKFAAYGFNRSHAVAYSLLGYQMAYLKANYPSQFLASLLTNVIGDEHKTNDYIALAKKNHLTIVPPNINAPYRQYHTIDNQICVPLLIIKQIGFAFFKKIASEYQENGPFVDLYDLFIRLYKKGLNRKTYEALCFSGALDLFKMNRITLFNNYQRIITYIELIKTQEENENLVVDFSLAEKPELVIEPDDEVLALEKEYEFLGFYLSNHPLKYIREKEGYQLKTTLISNLRLNLGSTNVLVLVKRLKVIIDKNNNKMAFLDCYDESGEISITAFAGIYKDYANLLKVNNILLLNIKLGTYNNKINGIINRIKFISGEQE; encoded by the coding sequence ATGATTCCCCATTTAAATGTTCGAACAAGTTATAGTTTATTATCATCCTTAATTACGTTTGATAAATATTTTAATTATGCAACGAAGAATGGATTATCAACTTTAGCAATTTGTGATAGTAATATGTTTGGGGTTTATGAATTTCATCAACTTGCTCAGAAAAATAACATCAAACCGATCATTGGCTTAAATGTTACAATTTTGTTTAATAATGAACCGTATAATTTAAATTTATTTGCGCGTAATCAAAAAGGATATTTTAATTTAGTTGAAATTTCATCATTAATAATGATTAATGCTGAACATAAAACAACATTAACTTTTGATGATCTTAGTAAGTTTTTAACAACAGGGTTAAAAATTATTATTAATTATAGTGCTGAAAATTATCAATCAACTGTATTTCAAACGTTAAAAGATAATTTAGTTAACCCAAAAGATTTGTTTTTAGGAATTAATAATGGGAATGTTACATTACTAGATTCGTTTCTTGGCTTAGGACCAGAAGAGCAAATCATTTGAAATAATAAAGTACAATATTTTACGAGTGATGATTTTACTGCTTATAAAGTTGTTGATACAATTAAAACACAAACTTTGTTTAAAGAAAGTAAATTGTATGATTTATATGCCTGAGTTGCACCACCAAGTCGTTATGACCAGTACTTTGAAAATATTAAACAGTTTATTACTGATATTGAAATTTTCCCCTTAAACAAAGGAACAATTTTTGATAACTTACTGCAGTATCCAATTCCTGATGGTGAAACAGCCCAGCAGTTTTTAGCAGAAATTTGTCAGACAGCGTTAAAAGCAAAAAAGTTAAATGGGTTGCAAGGAAAATATGAAGCACGGTTAAGTTATGAATTAGATGTCATTAATAAAATGGGTTTTAATGATTATTTTTTAATTGTTTGAGACTATGTTCGTTATGCAAAACAACAAAATGTTTTTGTTGGCCCAGGGCGAGGAAGTGCTGCTGGAAGCTTAGTTAGTTATTTGTTAGATATTACAACAATTGATCCAATTGCTTATAATCTTCTATTTGAACGTTTTTTAAATCCAGAACGAAAAAGTTTACCTGATATTGATATTGATTTTCAAGATGATAAACGTGAAATGATCGTTGAGTATTTGTTTGAAAAGTATGGAAGCGATCATGTCGCTCACATTGTTACTTTTCAAACAATTGGCATGAAAATGGCAATTCGTGATATTTGCCGTATTTTTGATATTGCAATTGACGAAGCTGATAAAATGAGTAAAGCAGTACCATTGGAATACAATTATCATTATGAACAAGCAATTAGTTCTAATCCTGTTTTTGAAATTTACCAAAAAAAATACCCGCAAGTATTTTTACACTTAAAAAAAATTATTGGTTTACCCCGCCAAACAGGAACGCATGCCGCAGGAGTCGTTTTAACCCAGCAACGTTTACAAGAAATTATTCCTGTGAAAGAAGGATATAATGGTATTTATCAAACGCAATATTCAATGAACTATTTAGAAGAACTTGGAATTTTGAAAATGGATTTATTAGGGTTACGAAATTTAACAATTTTACATGATGTTGTTGATAATATTTATCAAGAAACAAAAATAAAACTAGATGTTAATAAATTACCATTAAATGATCAAAAAACTTATCACTTGTTAGCACAAGGAGATACGAAAGGGATTTTTCAGTTAGAATCACCAGGAATGACCAAAGTATTAGTTGATATGGTTCCTGATCAATTAGAAGACATCGTTGCAACTTCATCGTTATATCGGCCAGGGCCACAAGATAATATTCCCCTTTTTATTCAACGGAAAAAACATTTAACAAAAGTTACTTACATTGATGATCGCTTAACAGAAATCTTAGCACCAACATATGGAATTATTGTTTATCAAGAACAAGTTATGTTAATTGCTCAAAAAGTTGCTAATTTCACTTTGGCAAAAGCTGATGTTTTGCGTCGAGCAATGGGGAAAAAAGATGCAAGTATTATGGGGCAAATGAAAACTGAATTCATTAAAGAGGCCATTAAAAATCATTATGTTGAAAAAACAGCCCATGAAATTTGAGAATTAATTTATAAATTTGCCGCCTATGGTTTTAACCGTAGTCATGCTGTTGCTTATTCGTTATTGGGTTATCAAATGGCATATTTAAAAGCAAATTATCCATCACAGTTTTTAGCTAGTTTATTAACAAATGTGATCGGCGATGAACATAAAACAAATGATTATATTGCTTTAGCAAAAAAGAATCATTTAACAATTGTTCCACCCAATATTAATGCTCCATATCGTCAATATCATACTATTGATAATCAAATTTGTGTTCCCTTATTAATTATTAAGCAAATTGGTTTTGCTTTCTTTAAAAAAATTGCTAGTGAATATCAAGAAAATGGGCCTTTTGTTGATTTATATGATTTATTTATTCGTTTATATAAAAAGGGTTTAAATCGAAAAACTTATGAGGCATTATGTTTTTCGGGCGCATTAGATTTGTTTAAAATGAACCGGATTACTTTATTTAATAACTATCAGCGAATTATTACTTACATTGAATTAATTAAAACCCAAGAAGAAAATGAAAACTTAGTTGTTGATTTTTCTTTAGCAGAAAAACCAGAGTTAGTAATTGAACCAGATGATGAGGTTCTTGCTTTAGAAAAAGAATATGAGTTTTTAGGTTTTTATTTATCAAATCATCCGTTAAAGTATATTCGTGAAAAAGAAGGATATCAGCTTAAAACAACATTAATTAGTAATTTACGATTAAATTTAGGATCAACAAATGTTTTAGTACTAGTAAAACGCCTTAAAGTAATTATCGATAAAAACAATAATAAAATGGCTTTTTTAGATTGTTATGATGAAAGTGGTGAAATTAGCATTACAGCTTTCGCTGGTATTTATAAAGATTATGCTAATTTATTAAAGGTTAATAATATTCTTTTATTAAATATTAAATTAGGTACATATAATAATAAGATTAATGGTATCATTAATCGGATTAAATTTATTAGTGGGGAGCAAGAATAA
- the rpsD gene encoding 30S ribosomal protein S4 — MARYRGSTFKKARRYGFSILENDKEFSKGKKRTTAPGQHGQRRTKLSNYGLQLHEKQKVRYMYGLTERQFRNTYSKSKKMKGITGTNFLIMLESRLDNIVHRMGLSQTRAGARQLVNHAHILVNGKKVDIPSYNCKPGDVISVKESSQKNVKILESLQSQVSTLEFVKFDKTKMTGTYVRFPVREELNSNINDALIVEWYNRLV; from the coding sequence ATGGCACGTTATCGTGGAAGTACATTTAAAAAAGCAAGACGATACGGATTTAGTATTCTAGAAAACGATAAAGAATTTTCAAAAGGGAAAAAAAGAACAACAGCGCCAGGACAGCATGGCCAACGTCGAACAAAATTATCAAACTATGGGTTACAATTACATGAAAAACAAAAAGTTCGTTACATGTATGGTTTAACAGAACGTCAATTCCGTAATACTTACAGTAAATCAAAAAAAATGAAAGGAATTACCGGAACTAACTTCTTAATCATGTTAGAATCACGACTAGATAACATTGTTCACCGTATGGGATTATCACAAACAAGAGCAGGAGCTCGTCAATTAGTAAACCATGCCCATATTTTAGTAAATGGAAAAAAGGTTGATATTCCATCATACAATTGTAAACCAGGTGATGTTATTAGTGTTAAAGAAAGTTCACAAAAAAATGTTAAGATCTTAGAAAGCTTGCAAAGCCAAGTTAGCACTCTAGAATTTGTCAAATTTGATAAGACTAAGATGACAGGAACATATGTTCGTTTCCCTGTCCGTGAAGAATTAAATAGTAATATTAATGATGCATTAATCGTTGAATGATACAACCGTTTAGTATAA
- a CDS encoding phosphatase PAP2 family protein: MHQKQMNFFTKKNGGFWFFALPLLIIVAVSIGVLIATGWYTIDYQIAVEFAKGLTNEFGKYWVRFYDQLGNTELVVIVIIYFAILLETWFLLKINKKNTKFKKHYWITTTYYFLGFSAWIIGNTINLALIPSTDEGFGPGIDFVLFDNYHYKLTSAILVFFYQTILLSLGLYYIRYWLVKKQRLLSEQYWLKATKGLTFIIGSYFIIVIMKGTTHRIYYYNAIFGDLIQQHPVFLDHYLQSPFHYGYNLGQGYINNIPEEWQYPWWKPAIPLFNNPNMPTFKSPWEYAFPSGHINATYCSGSAILLFLKNKNNDKINWKVKLCFILWLGHVLSMNFALIVERFHWISDTAFTFIFSTIMIIIIHFSINKIFAKHLTL, translated from the coding sequence ATGCACCAAAAACAAATGAATTTTTTTACAAAGAAAAATGGTGGTTTTTGATTTTTTGCCCTTCCATTATTAATTATTGTTGCTGTTAGTATTGGGGTTTTAATTGCAACAGGATGATATACGATTGATTATCAAATTGCCGTTGAATTTGCAAAAGGATTAACAAATGAATTTGGAAAATACTGAGTTCGTTTTTATGATCAATTAGGAAATACAGAATTAGTTGTCATTGTAATTATTTATTTTGCAATTTTACTTGAAACATGGTTTTTGTTAAAAATTAACAAAAAAAACACAAAATTTAAAAAACACTATTGAATCACAACCACTTATTATTTTTTAGGTTTCAGCGCCTGAATAATTGGTAATACTATTAATTTAGCCTTAATTCCTAGTACTGATGAGGGATTTGGACCAGGAATTGACTTTGTTTTATTTGATAATTATCATTATAAGTTAACAAGTGCAATCTTAGTTTTCTTTTATCAAACAATTCTCTTAAGTCTTGGGCTATATTATATTCGCTATTGGTTAGTTAAAAAACAACGATTATTAAGTGAACAATATTGATTAAAAGCAACAAAAGGGTTAACTTTTATCATTGGATCTTATTTTATTATTGTTATTATGAAAGGAACAACGCATCGAATTTATTATTATAATGCAATTTTTGGTGATTTAATACAACAGCACCCTGTCTTTTTAGACCATTATTTGCAATCACCCTTTCATTATGGTTATAATCTTGGCCAAGGCTATATCAACAATATTCCCGAAGAATGACAATACCCCTGGTGAAAACCAGCAATCCCCTTATTTAATAACCCTAATATGCCAACATTTAAATCACCGTGAGAATATGCTTTTCCTAGTGGTCATATTAATGCAACATATTGTAGTGGTTCAGCAATTCTTTTGTTTTTAAAAAATAAGAACAACGATAAAATTAATTGAAAAGTAAAACTCTGCTTCATATTATGATTAGGGCATGTTTTATCAATGAATTTTGCACTTATTGTTGAAAGGTTTCACTGAATTTCAGACACTGCTTTTACCTTTATTTTTTCAACGATAATGATTATCATTATTCATTTTAGTATTAATAAAATTTTTGCAAAACATCTTACTTTGTAA
- the thiI gene encoding tRNA uracil 4-sulfurtransferase ThiI — protein MNFDVILVRYGELTTKGKNRNDFTRVLINNIKSKLEGYEAQYKLKKEFDRLFIELLDPTVSQTIINIVKNIFGSSSLSLAKRVDRELETIANCAIALVQYYQPTTFKLEVRRNDKTFSLTSTEIKQQLAPMILQQTNVKVDVHQPKLQIDVEIRREFTYVFINKIKTIGGLPVGISGQGLVMLSGGIDSPVAAFLTMKRGMNVEYLHFATPPHTSEEALEKVKTLVQKLYHYTGQNQQRLHVVNFSMLQHELMHISDASYRITIMRRMFYRIANILAVEWKCQAIITGESLGQVASQTIESINVINSVSSLPVLRPVLCFDKNEIIAIAKEIDTYQTSILPFEDCCSLFVPKNPVTKPRLAQAEFQEQNLMWQEIIDVIIKKNIKTYVIGRDDIHEES, from the coding sequence ATGAATTTTGATGTAATACTAGTTCGTTATGGAGAGTTGACAACGAAAGGGAAAAATCGTAATGATTTTACTAGGGTACTAATTAATAATATTAAAAGTAAGCTCGAAGGATATGAAGCGCAATATAAATTAAAGAAAGAATTTGACCGTTTATTTATTGAATTATTAGATCCAACTGTTAGTCAAACAATTATCAATATTGTTAAAAATATTTTTGGCTCATCATCACTATCATTAGCAAAGCGCGTTGATCGTGAGTTAGAAACAATTGCCAATTGTGCAATTGCATTAGTACAATACTATCAACCCACAACTTTTAAATTAGAAGTTCGTCGGAATGATAAAACTTTCTCTCTCACTTCAACTGAAATTAAACAACAATTAGCACCAATGATTTTGCAACAAACAAATGTTAAAGTTGATGTTCATCAACCAAAGTTACAAATTGATGTTGAAATTCGTCGTGAATTTACTTATGTTTTTATTAATAAAATTAAAACAATTGGTGGTTTACCCGTTGGAATTTCAGGACAGGGGTTAGTAATGTTATCGGGCGGGATTGATTCCCCAGTGGCTGCTTTTTTGACAATGAAACGGGGAATGAATGTTGAATATTTACATTTTGCAACGCCTCCACACACAAGTGAAGAAGCACTTGAAAAAGTTAAAACTTTAGTTCAAAAATTATACCATTATACTGGGCAAAACCAGCAACGTTTACATGTTGTTAATTTTTCAATGTTGCAACATGAGTTAATGCACATTTCTGATGCAAGCTATCGCATTACGATTATGCGCCGAATGTTTTATCGGATTGCAAACATCTTAGCGGTAGAATGAAAATGTCAGGCAATTATTACGGGTGAATCATTAGGACAAGTTGCATCACAAACAATTGAAAGTATTAATGTTATTAATAGTGTTTCATCATTACCCGTATTACGACCTGTCTTATGTTTTGATAAAAATGAAATTATTGCGATTGCAAAAGAAATTGATACTTATCAAACATCAATTTTACCATTTGAGGATTGTTGTAGTCTTTTTGTACCAAAAAACCCAGTTACAAAACCACGTTTAGCTCAAGCAGAATTTCAAGAACAAAATTTAATGTGACAAGAAATAATTGATGTTATAATTAAAAAGAATATAAAAACATATGTAATTGGTAGGGATGATATTCATGAAGAAAGTTAA
- a CDS encoding copper homeostasis protein CutC, producing MFIEIIATSYQECQIIEQAGNISRIELCTALEQGGLTPPYDVIKESTEKINIPIRVMVRHRDNDFYCPDDEYLQIKKDIAYIKTTKAEGIVVGILTPDHHIDLVRMQELVTLAHPLAVTFHRAFDLVIDKITAVQQLAQLGVKTILTQGGTAPIIENLAVLQALRNYGIQIQGGSGINLTNYQTISQYCDAIHLGSAVHEDGTWATKLALSKLQQLS from the coding sequence GTGTTTATTGAAATTATTGCAACGAGTTATCAAGAATGTCAAATTATTGAACAAGCAGGAAATATTAGTCGAATTGAATTATGTACGGCTTTAGAACAAGGTGGTTTAACACCACCATATGATGTAATTAAAGAAAGTACTGAAAAAATTAACATTCCAATTCGTGTGATGGTGCGTCATCGTGATAATGACTTTTATTGTCCAGATGATGAATATTTACAAATTAAAAAGGATATTGCATATATTAAGACAACTAAAGCAGAAGGGATTGTGGTTGGGATTTTAACACCCGATCATCACATTGATCTAGTTCGCATGCAAGAATTAGTTACTTTAGCGCATCCATTGGCAGTTACTTTTCACCGGGCATTTGATTTAGTGATTGATAAAATAACGGCAGTTCAACAACTAGCACAATTAGGGGTTAAAACAATTTTAACGCAAGGAGGAACAGCACCAATTATCGAGAATTTAGCGGTTTTGCAAGCATTACGAAATTATGGTATTCAAATTCAAGGTGGTAGTGGGATTAACTTAACTAATTATCAAACAATTAGCCAATATTGTGATGCCATTCACTTGGGGAGTGCTGTGCATGAAGATGGGACATGAGCGACGAAACTTGCTTTGTCAAAATTGCAACAATTATCATAA
- a CDS encoding acetate kinase, giving the protein MILVINAGSSSMKFQLYKVTNNNYEVICKGLAERINIDGIFTIKFNGQEFQTNENLPDHSATAKVLIAKLKEQNIIQDFADIQGIGHRIVHGGEKFTQSTIITDEVFVEIKRMVTLAPLHNPPSIAAIEAFRNIVSVPNVAVFDTSFHTTIPEENYLYSVPYEWYTDLQVRRYGFHGISYRYITKRLGEVLQKPVANLNAIICHLGNGASVCAVKNGKSFNTSMGLTPLEGIIMGTRSGDIDPSIHQFVANQTGVTLDEITNTLNKKSGLLGISGVSSDLRDVFKSSKENKRSQLALTMSAKRIAKYIVAYANDLGAKLDAVVFTAGIGENSSEMRQLVINEVKLLNLTLSAQANQSSYENENLISTPQAICPVYAMRTNEEVMICEDTYHLINK; this is encoded by the coding sequence ATGATTTTAGTAATAAATGCTGGAAGTAGTTCAATGAAATTCCAATTATATAAAGTAACTAATAATAATTATGAAGTAATTTGTAAAGGTTTAGCAGAACGAATTAATATTGATGGAATTTTTACTATTAAATTTAATGGTCAAGAATTTCAAACAAATGAAAACCTCCCAGACCATAGTGCAACAGCAAAGGTTTTAATTGCGAAGTTAAAAGAACAAAATATTATTCAAGATTTTGCTGATATTCAAGGTATTGGTCATCGCATTGTGCATGGAGGCGAAAAGTTCACGCAGTCAACAATTATTACCGATGAAGTTTTTGTTGAAATCAAGCGAATGGTAACTTTAGCACCATTACATAATCCACCTTCAATTGCGGCAATTGAAGCATTCCGCAATATTGTTTCCGTGCCAAATGTGGCTGTTTTTGATACATCATTTCATACCACAATTCCAGAAGAAAACTACTTATATTCAGTACCATACGAATGGTATACTGACCTGCAAGTTCGTCGTTATGGTTTCCATGGGATTTCATACCGTTACATTACAAAACGCTTAGGAGAGGTTTTACAAAAACCTGTTGCTAACCTTAATGCAATTATTTGTCATTTAGGAAATGGGGCTTCGGTTTGTGCGGTTAAAAATGGTAAAAGTTTTAATACTTCAATGGGATTAACACCGTTAGAAGGAATAATTATGGGAACACGTAGTGGCGATATTGATCCATCAATTCATCAGTTTGTTGCTAATCAAACTGGAGTAACATTAGATGAGATTACAAATACGTTAAATAAAAAATCTGGTTTATTAGGAATTTCGGGAGTATCTTCAGATTTACGTGATGTTTTTAAAAGTAGTAAAGAAAACAAACGTAGTCAGTTAGCTTTAACAATGAGTGCAAAACGAATTGCAAAGTATATTGTTGCTTATGCTAATGATTTAGGTGCCAAGCTTGATGCGGTTGTGTTTACTGCTGGGATTGGTGAAAACTCAAGTGAAATGCGCCAATTAGTAATTAATGAAGTTAAACTATTAAACTTAACATTATCAGCTCAAGCAAACCAAAGTTCATATGAAAATGAAAATTTAATTTCAACTCCCCAAGCAATTTGCCCTGTATATGCAATGCGCACAAATGAGGAAGTAATGATTTGTGAAGACACATATCATTTAATTAACAAATAA
- a CDS encoding septation ring formation regulator EzrA gives MGNVINNIINNPIKLTLFILFFACLLLLSITLFFWGRKRHLKTVEIKILQKFDILKRLPLKHKVFRISEIARHNNRYAKDLVIWRTKYEIIYEKKLISCLEVFRKLYQINKATPKKIPKLSAQKIIPLLKELTLLEEEARRLLDEINSQLQIELLQRDYILAHKKMFNSLLEDAVKLQMNVSLDTKKINDFERNIEGMFDEFEDYLTAGNFLKTEQILSNITTSLTIFVEILDNIPQIKTLLTKVVPNKLSLLKDKYVLFNKDENSRDLLKYSFDELTKSIDETKILISKYIDNLQYKKATKKTIEIINQISDFDQTIEHQKAIILCFKKYYKIVMEYINKIERSFNVISRQIEALRSSSILTEHEESIYREAMGKTKELTHDTNRLVLEINRNGRDYVGFNKELVRLLENAVVTQETLENVVKIIEKRNFAETEIRKTIHLLEVVLLQAEVRLNQLQYKKLLTKYEKAINDYRIALEKVKQLSFDVNNRYEVDEVTGKLNRLKTEVLKLFEKIKNNILLDLLAQETLVYAQKYILTNDDVDDQLRNAQIAYRDGDYDGSLFLTLKIINEERGKKK, from the coding sequence ATGGGTAATGTTATTAATAATATTATTAATAATCCAATTAAATTAACATTATTTATTTTGTTTTTTGCTTGCTTGCTATTATTGAGTATTACGCTTTTCTTTTGGGGACGAAAACGTCATTTAAAAACAGTTGAAATTAAAATTTTACAGAAATTTGATATTTTAAAGCGATTACCACTAAAACACAAAGTTTTTCGGATTTCAGAAATTGCACGTCATAATAATCGTTATGCAAAAGATCTCGTGATTTGGCGGACAAAGTATGAAATTATTTATGAAAAAAAGTTAATAAGTTGTTTAGAAGTATTTCGAAAATTATATCAAATTAATAAAGCAACCCCAAAGAAAATACCAAAGTTATCTGCCCAAAAAATAATCCCTTTATTAAAAGAGTTAACTTTATTAGAAGAAGAAGCACGTCGTTTATTAGACGAAATTAACAGTCAATTACAAATTGAATTGCTACAACGAGATTACATTTTAGCTCATAAAAAAATGTTTAATTCATTATTAGAAGATGCCGTTAAATTACAAATGAATGTTTCGTTAGATACAAAAAAAATTAATGATTTTGAACGAAATATTGAGGGAATGTTTGATGAATTTGAAGATTATTTAACAGCTGGGAACTTTCTAAAAACAGAACAAATTTTATCAAACATCACTACTTCGTTAACAATCTTTGTTGAGATTTTAGATAATATTCCACAAATTAAAACATTGTTAACAAAAGTGGTACCAAATAAATTATCTTTATTAAAAGATAAATATGTTTTATTTAATAAGGATGAAAATAGCCGTGATTTATTAAAATATAGTTTTGATGAGTTAACAAAAAGTATTGATGAAACTAAAATTTTAATTTCAAAGTATATTGATAATTTGCAATATAAAAAAGCAACAAAAAAGACAATTGAGATTATTAATCAAATTAGTGATTTTGATCAAACAATTGAGCATCAAAAAGCAATTATTTTATGTTTTAAAAAATATTATAAAATTGTAATGGAATATATTAATAAAATTGAACGTAGTTTTAATGTGATTTCTCGCCAAATTGAAGCCTTACGTAGTTCATCAATTTTAACAGAGCATGAAGAAAGTATTTATCGTGAGGCAATGGGTAAAACAAAGGAATTAACACATGATACAAATCGATTAGTTTTAGAAATCAATCGTAATGGCCGTGATTATGTTGGATTTAACAAAGAATTAGTTCGTTTATTAGAAAATGCGGTTGTTACGCAAGAAACATTAGAAAATGTTGTAAAAATTATTGAAAAACGTAATTTTGCTGAAACTGAAATTCGTAAAACAATTCATTTGTTAGAAGTTGTTTTGTTACAAGCTGAAGTACGATTAAATCAATTACAATATAAAAAATTATTAACAAAATATGAAAAAGCAATTAATGATTATCGAATAGCCCTTGAGAAAGTTAAGCAACTTTCTTTTGATGTTAATAATCGTTATGAAGTTGATGAAGTAACGGGGAAACTAAACCGCTTAAAAACCGAAGTGTTAAAATTATTTGAAAAAATTAAAAATAATATTTTATTAGACCTTTTAGCTCAAGAAACATTAGTCTATGCGCAAAAGTATATTTTAACAAATGATGATGTTGATGATCAGTTACGAAATGCTCAGATTGCGTATCGCGATGGAGATTATGATGGATCATTATTTTTAACATTAAAAATTATTAATGAAGAACGCGGAAAAAAGAAATAA
- the pta gene encoding phosphate acetyltransferase, translated as MNVLENTLKKINEFSKKIKIIFPEGNSERIQEVAKRLVGTNITPVLVFKTRAEIPASIAECQAELLVADEQNMAELAEYLVDLRKGKVSIAEATHLVGECNYLALLWVKKGLADGMVGGITYDTKDIIGPALRIIKARAGVKLVSSFFLMVRNDERYIFTDCALNIEPTAEELADIAYLGYEASQVFEFKKPQMALLSFSTKGSGRGTSVDKVREAYEILKSKELKDCRVDGEFQFDAAWDDEIRHKKAPTSALTAPADIFVFPNLDAGNIGYKIAQRLGGFEAVGPIVIGLDRPVNDLSRGATINDIYNTVLVTAYLCVYK; from the coding sequence ATGAATGTATTAGAGAATACACTTAAAAAAATTAATGAGTTTTCAAAGAAGATTAAAATTATTTTTCCAGAAGGAAATTCAGAACGAATTCAAGAAGTTGCAAAACGGTTAGTGGGGACAAATATTACCCCAGTTCTTGTTTTTAAAACGCGTGCAGAAATTCCAGCATCAATTGCTGAATGCCAGGCTGAACTTTTAGTTGCTGACGAACAAAATATGGCAGAATTAGCTGAATATTTAGTTGACTTACGAAAAGGGAAAGTTTCTATTGCCGAAGCAACACATCTAGTTGGTGAATGTAATTATTTAGCATTATTATGAGTTAAAAAAGGTTTAGCTGATGGAATGGTCGGTGGAATTACTTATGACACAAAAGACATTATTGGTCCAGCTTTGCGAATTATTAAAGCAAGAGCGGGAGTTAAATTAGTTTCATCATTCTTTTTAATGGTTCGTAATGATGAACGTTATATTTTTACTGACTGTGCATTAAACATTGAACCAACAGCTGAAGAACTAGCGGATATTGCTTATTTAGGATATGAAGCAAGCCAAGTTTTTGAATTTAAAAAACCACAAATGGCTTTATTATCATTTTCAACAAAAGGATCAGGGCGGGGAACTTCGGTCGATAAAGTTCGTGAAGCATATGAAATTTTAAAATCAAAAGAGTTAAAAGATTGCCGTGTTGATGGAGAGTTTCAATTTGATGCTGCTTGAGATGATGAAATTCGTCATAAAAAAGCGCCAACATCAGCTTTAACAGCACCAGCCGATATTTTTGTTTTTCCAAATTTAGATGCTGGAAATATTGGTTATAAAATTGCGCAACGTCTTGGTGGGTTTGAAGCGGTTGGCCCAATTGTCATTGGGTTAGATCGTCCTGTTAATGATTTATCACGAGGAGCAACAATCAATGATATTTATAATACCGTTCTTGTTACAGCATATTTATGTGTATATAAATAA